ATACCCACATACAGGTGGGAACGTCTTCGATTCTTGATCGCGAGAAGTCGTTGATCGATCCTTCGAAAGTCTATCCTGCCGATCGTCACGTCGACTCCTAGCCAAAATACATACGGAATTCTCTCTCACAATTTTCCCGTCCGGAAAATCGTTCGCTTCGCGGTAACGCGATATTTCTTGCCTCTACGTCCGACCGATCCAAAAGTTTCCTCGAATTCGAGAAGATCGATTCGTGGTGATTCGGTATCGAGTAAAATTGATCATCTTTTCGGTTCGAGTTACGTTAAAGAAAAAAAGGAGAGAAACATCTGTCCTTGGACGGAATATTTGTAGCAAAAAAACCGCGAGACAAGTTCATCGATCAAATAGGTTCTACAGTTTTAGTGGACCAAGTGATGATACCAAGCTACTCAACCTATCATGAGCTGTAAACAAGTCGAAGCGAATGCCAGGACCCGATATCAAGATGCGCCGCACGCTAACGATCGTCTCCTTGGTAGTGTTTTTCGCTGCGGCGTCCTCGCCCGTGGAGGATTCGACTAGGAACGTTTTTGGTAAATGACACGTTTCGTACGGGAAGTAGAAACGATTGATGGAATATAATGAGTACCGTGTGTCCGTTTCAGACCAGTGCATTCTACCGCTGGGCATGGAAGAGGGGAAAATTCCAGACGATGCGATCACAGCTTCTTCCAGTTACGAGACTAAATCGGTGGGCCCTCAAAACGCGAGGTACATTCGACGTGTAGCTAGTAACGAATGGAATAACATTATAGTATAAGTCTGGTATAAGAATACCTCGCCTCATAAAAATAGATACTTACGTATAATACCCTTGATCCCCAACCGTGACCATTCGTTCGATCGATGATCGTTCGTCTGGTGGTCGCTCTTTTTTCTCGACGAGGGTGGCTAAGCTGTATAGTCTGTAACATAAATATCATAGAAAGGTATTGTTAGTAAATTCGATCGAAAGAGAGCTAGACGGAAGGAAGGAGAGACGAGAATAAAGAAGAGACGCGGTCAGTTGAAATCTAAATAATTACACAGGCAAACCTACACGAACAAAagcgatttataaataatttcttgTAACCTAAACAACCAACGATCTTATTCTTTTCGAGCGTGTTCGTAGAATACGACAAGAGAAGAATGGCGGCGCCTGGTGCCCGAAAGCGCAGATCAGCAGCGCGATACGGGAGTATCTGGAAATCGACCTGACGAGAAATCATCTGATCGCGTGGACAGAAACTCAGGGGCGATTTGGGAATGGCCAAGGTCAGGAGTACGCGGAGGCCTTCTTTCTCGAATATTGGCGGGACGCGCGGTGGCATCAATACAAGAATTTGAGGGGTGACAGAGTTCGTGTCGTCGGTAAATCGACCGGGAGTCGTCCGCGTTGCTTCGAACACGTTGTCGTTAAATAACTGCCGACGATGGGACAAGCAACGCGTCGATAGAATAATAAAGAGACACGGAGCGAGCGTGTTTGTCGGATATCCTTCTCGGTTTCGGTTCGAGACGGCTCGTTCTAATCACTCGAAAGCAAAGCGAGACGTCTCCGGTGAACGTTGGTCGAAGAGACGAAGTTGCTCGGTTCCTGGCGACATTGATCGAAGCTCGCCCGTTTCAGGTACTACGCGGAAACAGCAACACCTACTTGGTGGAGAAACAAAAGCTAGACTTGCCGTTCGTCGCCAGCAGAGTGCGATTCGTTCCTTACAGCCAACATCCGCGAACGGTTTGCATGCGAGTCGAAATTTATGGATGCGTCTGGGAACGTAAGTATATTTCAGCCGTCGAGACGGTGATCGCGATCGAGACTCGTGGCCGCTCGATCGTTTGCCCGCAGAATACGTCGCGAGGTACGCCGCTCCCAAAGGATCGACGCCCGGCCCCAAGGGATGCAACGTCGAGGATTCGTCGTACGACGGCACAGAGCTGGACGCGATCCTCGTTAACGGTCTGGGCCAGCTGACGGACGGAATTCTAGGCGAGGTTTCGGAAATTCTGACCGCCTCGACGACCAGCACGAACTGGGTCGGCTGGTCCCATCGCGACGTCGTCCAGCTGATCTTTGAGTTCCAAGAGTTGCGAGAATTCGAAAATTGTTCCATCCACGTGGCTCGTTCCCTGGAACTAGAAGTCGAGGTTCATTCTCCCTTTTGATATCGTGACATCCTGAAAGGCGTTTTCGATGTCCTCCTGATTTCTAATTCGTTTTCATCCAAGGAATCTGTCGAATGAAAATCGGTTGTAGACAAATCAGGGGAATATCAACTTTCAAGATAAGTTAGCACAGTCGAGTCGCGATCTAACCGATCGATGCTTGCAGACGTTTTCGACTTTGCGAATTTGGTTCTCCACCGACGGCGAAAATTACCAGGCCAATCCGGAAATATTTGAAACTATGCTGATCGATGCCAGCCCGACCATCAACGAGGCTATCTTGACGTCGATCGCGTTGCAATCTAGGATCGGTAAATTCGTGAAACTGGAATTAAGTCTAGCGAGCAAATGGTTGCTCCTCAGCGAAATCACTTTTCACACTGGTAAGAACGAACGATTAATGTCTATAGAACGAACAGAGAAGGTAATCGGTTAACGTTTGAAATCGACAGTCTCGTGTATCAAGAATCGCTCGACCGATTCTTACTCATCGATCGATGGATCCTTTCGAGCGGATCGAAATCAGAGCGAGTTACAACCAAGGTCGCCTAACTCCGAAGGGACGATACCCGGCTTCAACGAGACAGAAATTTACGAAACTAAGGAAGACGTTTTAACACCAGACGCGTTTCCCGTTGGCACTTCGCAAACTTACGTCGGCCTCGTGAGCGGTCTATTGACGGTGCTCGTTCTCTTTTTAACCTGCACGATATTTTTGATCAAACAGAGGGGCCGTAATAAAGTGGCTTTATTGCAAAAGCACACGGCCCTTCTTTGCGACTCGTCCGCGCCTGGGATCGCGATCAGTCCAAAGGACGTGAAACTCCCGAATTCGATCGTGAACGGATTGTCGCTCGTCCGCAAACCGATCACCATCGCCACCGTGGTCTCCGCCACCAACCTTGCAGCCAACAACGTGCCCGATCAATTCGATCGTACGCGAACAAATTCTCGGGGCACCGCCGATTCTGACCGTCGTCCTTCCACCGTTTACGAAAGAACCTACAAGCTATTTTCTGACGAAAATTTCGTTCACGCGGAGCCGAACGCGTCCGCTTGTACAACCAATTCGTGTACCGGTAAGTCTGACTCGCGATTTCCCGTCTACACGTCGCATAAGATGATCGACATGTTTTTTACAACGCTTCCAATCTTTATCCAAACAATCTTGCAGATTTTAAATGTCTGCCAGGATTAGCAAAAGACAAATCGACCGAATTGCGATCGAAGAAGGTACACCACTACCAATCAGCGAAAACAACTCAGAAGGTACACGAAGGATATTACGCGGCAACGGATATTTTGACGGTGAGACGAGACGTAGAATAttttataacgaagcctcaatcgacaaattagtattcttgattttcgtcttattttagcctctagaatcccccattaaaatttttcccaggagtggccgaacaccctgtatataacagaATATTATTTCAGATAAAAAGGCGAGTCCTTCCATCGACTGTGAGTCCATTTACGTCGCTGTATATTCGCGAGAAAGGTGTACGTTTGCCGCGTACTCTCGATCCATACGACGTTCAACGAATCTCTAAACACAGATTGAGGATTTTAGACAAACTCGGCGAGGGAAACTTCGGTTTGGTAAGAG
The sequence above is a segment of the Colletes latitarsis isolate SP2378_abdomen chromosome 6, iyColLati1, whole genome shotgun sequence genome. Coding sequences within it:
- the LOC143342424 gene encoding discoidin domain-containing receptor 2-like isoform X1, yielding MPGPDIKMRRTLTIVSLVVFFAAASSPVEDSTRNVFDQCILPLGMEEGKIPDDAITASSSYETKSVGPQNARIRQEKNGGAWCPKAQISSAIREYLEIDLTRNHLIAWTETQGRFGNGQGQEYAEAFFLEYWRDARWHQYKNLRGDRVLRGNSNTYLVEKQKLDLPFVASRVRFVPYSQHPRTVCMRVEIYGCVWEQYVARYAAPKGSTPGPKGCNVEDSSYDGTELDAILVNGLGQLTDGILGEVSEILTASTTSTNWVGWSHRDVVQLIFEFQELREFENCSIHVARSLELEVETFSTLRIWFSTDGENYQANPEIFETMLIDASPTINEAILTSIALQSRIGKFVKLELSLASKWLLLSEITFHTVSCIKNRSTDSYSSIDGSFRADRNQSELQPRSPNSEGTIPGFNETEIYETKEDVLTPDAFPVGTSQTYVGLVSGLLTVLVLFLTCTIFLIKQRGRNKVALLQKHTALLCDSSAPGIAISPKDVKLPNSIVNGLSLVRKPITIATVVSATNLAANNVPDQFDRTRTNSRGTADSDRRPSTVYERTYKLFSDENFVHAEPNASACTTNSCTDFKCLPGLAKDKSTELRSKKVHHYQSAKTTQKVHEGYYAATDILTIKRRVLPSTVSPFTSLYIREKGVRLPRTLDPYDVQRISKHRLRILDKLGEGNFGLVHLCEAKGITNPELGSIQNRQTVIVRSLWRGVVDSLRLDFTKDMLVLAALRDPNLTKMIALVEEEPFGAVFEYGQHGDLPTFLESREKSGNEDTFSYGDRLNFITQVASGMKYLESMNIPHCDLAARNCIVDQNLTIKISDHAMYCSKYDHHYYIDGCNAKIPLRWMAWEAVLLSKRSCQADVWSFAVTVWEVFMNCKEIPYPELTAEQVLENCGRWYQSETCVVNGTGANDERNRPRILARPNRCSDDLYRMMNKCWSKRTEDRPTFEEIYLYLERLALD
- the LOC143342424 gene encoding discoidin domain-containing receptor 2-like isoform X2 — translated: MRVEIYGCVWEQYVARYAAPKGSTPGPKGCNVEDSSYDGTELDAILVNGLGQLTDGILGEVSEILTASTTSTNWVGWSHRDVVQLIFEFQELREFENCSIHVARSLELEVETFSTLRIWFSTDGENYQANPEIFETMLIDASPTINEAILTSIALQSRIGKFVKLELSLASKWLLLSEITFHTVSCIKNRSTDSYSSIDGSFRADRNQSELQPRSPNSEGTIPGFNETEIYETKEDVLTPDAFPVGTSQTYVGLVSGLLTVLVLFLTCTIFLIKQRGRNKVALLQKHTALLCDSSAPGIAISPKDVKLPNSIVNGLSLVRKPITIATVVSATNLAANNVPDQFDRTRTNSRGTADSDRRPSTVYERTYKLFSDENFVHAEPNASACTTNSCTDFKCLPGLAKDKSTELRSKKVHHYQSAKTTQKVHEGYYAATDILTIKRRVLPSTVSPFTSLYIREKGVRLPRTLDPYDVQRISKHRLRILDKLGEGNFGLVHLCEAKGITNPELGSIQNRQTVIVRSLWRGVVDSLRLDFTKDMLVLAALRDPNLTKMIALVEEEPFGAVFEYGQHGDLPTFLESREKSGNEDTFSYGDRLNFITQVASGMKYLESMNIPHCDLAARNCIVDQNLTIKISDHAMYCSKYDHHYYIDGCNAKIPLRWMAWEAVLLSKRSCQADVWSFAVTVWEVFMNCKEIPYPELTAEQVLENCGRWYQSETCVVNGTGANDERNRPRILARPNRCSDDLYRMMNKCWSKRTEDRPTFEEIYLYLERLALD